One Stigmatopora argus isolate UIUO_Sarg chromosome 20, RoL_Sarg_1.0, whole genome shotgun sequence genomic region harbors:
- the LOC144066158 gene encoding uncharacterized protein LOC144066158, with amino-acid sequence MRTHTSVKPFLCSVCGRSFTQKEHLISHARTHTGEKTFSCSVCGKAYSQNDHLKIHIRTHTGEKPFSCSICGKAFTRKGTFKMHTRTHPGEKRFACTVCGKRFAEKESLNLHTRTHTGEKPFSCSVCSKAYSKNEHLKIHTRTHPGEKPFACAVCGKRFTEKGSLNLHTRTHTGEKPFSCSVCGKSNSQNKSLIIHIRTHTGEKPFSCSVCGQTFTRKGTFKMHTRTHTGEKPFACLVCGQTFTVF; translated from the exons atgagAACCCATACTAGtgtaaaaccatttttgtgctcagtttgtggcagAAGCTTCACACAA aaggaacacttaattagtcatgcaagaacacacactggtgaaaaaacattttcatgttcagtttgcggtaaagcctattctcaaaatgatcacttaaaaatccacataagaacccacactggtgaaaaaccattttcgtgttcaattTGTGGTAAAGCATTTACACGCAAgggaacatttaaaatgcacacaagaacccacccCGGGGAAAAACGATTTGCGTgcacagtttgtggtaaaagatttgcAGAGAAGGAaagcttaaatcttcacacaagaacccacactggtgaaaaaccattttcgtgttcagtttgcagtaaagcatattctaaaaatgaacacttaaaaatccacacaagaacccacccaggtgaaaaaccatttgcgtgcgcagtttgtggtaaaagatttacagagaagggaagcttaaatcttcacacaagaacacacactg gtgaaaaaccattttcgtgttcagtatGCGGTAAATCCAATTCTCAAAATAAATCCTTAataatccacataagaacccacactggtgaaaaaccattttcgtgttcagtttgtggtcaaacatttacacgcaagggaacatttaaaatgcacacaagaacccacacaggtgaaaaaccatttgcgtgtttagtttgtggtcagacatttaccgtattttaa